A single genomic interval of Spinacia oleracea cultivar Varoflay chromosome 6, BTI_SOV_V1, whole genome shotgun sequence harbors:
- the LOC110797088 gene encoding uncharacterized protein produces MRAALHSPINDFLAYAMLSGWSKRGYKACPTCAHNTNSYWFGGRMCYPGHRKWLPIDHPYRSQGNLFDGENEYGVAPVPASGIDILKELEKVKYIYGQSKKAQPKKISKKRKRLQGGTSHDEPDDDDGGEEEANVNWKKKSLLFELEYWEHNPLRHNLDVMHIEKNVCDNVIGTLLGRDKSRDDKQARQALKDQNIKSHLWPQSDPNRVNDHLPPAEYTMSTEDKERFLRVIEKLKVPYGYGSNLQRCVNIKQRKLINLKSHDNHVLMQDIVHVALRASDATKVIDLLEELSDFFKNICSTTIHSDDLDTIQSKLVLTLCKLEKAFLPIFFTIMVHLLIHLVDEVKLGGPVADGCVPLKGSIAEGYLLWETITFCSSLESVETIFTRPKRNEDGVLDNDTYLYHSGCRVVGKHENVRLDDKSLRQIHRYVLLHSDEMKPIIDAFICQKRQEDECGGSQSNEIVENGWIINEFPEWLRNQAYNIDDSTTEGKLRKALAGGLSNYSKKLKSVIVNGYKFDTMERGRFRKTQNSGVFVEADGQEYHGRLQDIFELNYYASFKVIMFRCEWVDIHGGLKTYPNGSVRVSELMHTGQNLHDDPFVFSSQAKQCFYIEDEIQQGWSHVVKTKPRDFFDIGDDEP; encoded by the exons ATGCGAGCAGCCTTACATTCCCCTATAAACGACTTTCTGGCATATGCTATGTTGTCCGGTTGGAGTAAAAGAGGTTACAAAGCTTGCCCTACATGTGCCCATAATACTAATTCATATTGGTTTGGCGGCAGAATGTGCTACCCAGGGCATCGAAAATGGTTGCCAATTGATCATCCTTATCGTTCTCAAGGTAATTTATTTGATGGGGAAAATGAATACGGGGTTGCTCCGGTCCCTGCAAGTGGGATAGACATTTTGAAGGAACTAGAAAAGGTTAAGTATATTTATGGACAATCAAAGAAAGCACAACCAAAGAAAATAtctaagaaaagaaagagaCTTCAAGGTGGAACTTCTCATGATGAGccggatgatgatgatggcggtGAAGAGGAAGCCAATGTTAATTGGAAAAAGAAAAGTCTACTCTTTGAGTTGGAGTATTGGGAACATAATCCTCTAAGACATAATTTAGATGTTATGCACATTGAAAAGAATGTGTGTGACAATGTGATAGGAACTCTTTTAGGTAGGGATAAAAGTAGAGATGATAAGCAAGCAAGACAGGCTCTCAAAGACCAAAATATAAAATCTCATCTTTGGCCTCAATCTGATCCAAATCGTGTTAATGACCATTTGCCTCCCGCTGAATACACCATGTCTACAGAAGATAAAGAACGTTTTTTAAGGGTCATAGAAAAGCTTAAAGTTCCCTATGGATACGGGTCTAATTTGCAAAGATGCGTAAATATTAAGCAGCGTAAACTTATTAATTTGAAAAGCCATGACAATCATGTCCTCATGCAAGATATTGTTCATGTTGCTTTAAGAGCATCGGATGCCACTAAAGTTATTGACTTGCTTGAGGAGTTGTCTGACTTTTTCAAGAATATTTGTTCGACCACTATTCATTCTGATGACTTGGATACCATTCAGTCAAAGCTTGTTTTGACTCTTTGTAAGTTGGAGAAAGCTTTTTTACCAATATTCTTCACAATCATGGTTCATCTACTAATCCATCTAGTGGATGAGGTCAAACTTGGTGGACCTGTTGCCGATGGATGTGTCCCATTGAAAG GGTCAATTGCGGAAGGGTACCTCTTATGGGAGACAATTACATTCTGCTCTAGTTTAGAAAGTGTCGAGACCATATTCACCCGACCAAAAAGAAATGAAGATGGTGTTCTAGACAATGACACCTATTTATATCATTCGGGTTGTCGTGTGGTTGGAAAGCACGAAAACGTTCGTCTCGATGACAAAAGTTTAAGACAAATCCATCGCTATGTTTTGCTTCATTCAGATGAGATGAAACCGATTATTGA TGCTTTCATATGCCAAAAACGGCAAGAGGATGAATGTGGAGGAAGTCAATCCAACGAAATTGTTGAAAATGGGTGGATAATCAATGAGTTCCCTGAGTGGTTGCGTAATCAG gcctATAACATAGATGATAGTACAACAGAAGGAAAGTTGAGAAAAGCCTTGGCCGGTGGTTTAAGTAATTACAGTAAAAAACTTAAAAGCGTCATTGTCAATGGCTACAAATTTGATACTATGGAACGCGGGCGATTTCGCAAAACACAAAATTCTGGAGTTTTTGTGGAAGCAGATGGCCAAGAGTATCATGGAAGACTCCAAGACATATTCGAATTAAATTACTATGCTTCTTTCAAGGTTATAATGTTTCGTTGTGAATGGGTTGATATACATGGGGGTTTGAAAACATACCCAAATGGTAGTGTTCGTGTCTCGGAGTTGATGCATACTGGCCAAAATTTGCATGATGATCCATTTGTTTTCTCATCTCAAGCAAAACAATGTTTTTACATTGAGGATGAGATACAACAAGGATGGTCGCATGTTGTTAAGACTAAGCCTCGGGACTTCTTTGATATAGGCGATGATGAGCCTTAA
- the LOC110797087 gene encoding uncharacterized protein, which yields MDTSWIDLRNGDPAYYSGCWKFMELAKETLVEGKTRCPCNKCKLNKWHFVEEVGGHTFLNGFLKKYRNWVFHRKVNEGRNNFETSSGLGNAVGQDDIGELLRAAFGVENSELHNESHDMPEDEVFNDMHEEFDFHCEVDNEFPSSNSGEEDAKCKRLMEAADEVLYEGCTTFSKLSFILHLFHLKCMFHWSAGSFTKFLELLIDAFPQIKEFPSSYYEGKKIVNDLGLGYEKIDACPNNCILYWGVFADKDECHVCHTSRWKTVKEKEDNKSEKGNKICKKGEPAKVMRYFPLISRLKRLYMSSKTAKDMRWNFEHEDDKILRHPSDGEAWKSFDKRYVEFAEDPRSVRLGLASNGFNPYRLINTNYST from the coding sequence aTGGATACTAGTTGGATTGATTTACGCAATGGGGATCCTGCTTATTATAGTGGTTGCTGGAAATTCATGGAACTTGCGAAGGAGACTCTTGTTGAAGGAAAAACACGATGTCCGTGTAACAAGTGCAAGTTAAATAAATGGCACTTCGTAGAAGAAGTTGGAGGACATACTTTTCTTAACGGTTTTCTTAAAAAATATCGAAATTGGGTTTTTCATCGTAAAGTCAATGAAGGGAGAAATAACTTTGAAACCTCTAGTGGTCTAGGAAATGCAGTAGGTCAAGATGACATAGGAGAGTTGCTAAGAGCAGCTTTTGGTGTTGAGAATTCAGAGTTGCATAATGAATCGCATGACATGCCCGAAGATGAAGTTTTTAATGACATGCATGAGGAGTTTGATTTTCATTGTGAGGTAGATAATGAATTTCCATCAAGTAACTCAGGTGAAGAAGATGCTAAGTGTAAACGACTAATGGAAGCCGCAGATGAGGTTTTATATGAGGGATGCACTACTTTCTCAAAGTTATCCTTTATTTTACACTTGTTTCACCTTAAGTGTATGTTCCACTGGTCCGCAGGGTCATTTACTAAATTTCTTGAACTTCTAATAGACGCATTTCCTCAAATTAAGGAGTTTCCATCGTCTTATTATGAAGGAAAGAAGATAGTGAACGATTTGGGGTTAGGATATGAGAAAATCGATGCATGTCCAAATAATTGCATTTTATATTGGGGTGTATTTGCAGACAAAGATGAGTGTCATGTTTGCCATACATCAAGGTGGAAAACAGTGAAAGAAAAGGAGGATAATAAAAGTGAGAAAGGAAATAAAATATGTAAGAAGGGCGAGCCAGCTAAAGTAATGCGATATTTTCCTCTTATATCTAGGCTAAAGAGACTTTATATGTCATCTAAAACAGCTAAGGATATGAGATGGAATTTTGAACAtgaagatgataagatcttaaGGCACCCGTCGGATGGTGAGGCTTGGAAAAGTTTTGATAAAAGATATGTAGAATTCGCCGAAGATCCTCGTAGTGTTAGATTAGGTCTAGCGAGTAATGGTTTCAATCCATATCGTCTAATAAATACCAATTATAGTACATGA
- the LOC130464004 gene encoding uncharacterized protein has protein sequence MNENQIVVRHESEGGKTPTTGDESQDVSTITKTIKGRGPSKGVKVAKPMFLEYNVYNVPDGQWSHEYGKQVGSCATRININVPLYPKVDEQTKKGFWEETKLMFHITDDSNHSREKYFHSCVAKRFSCFKSKLVRRWITMKEKKPKNQTNKMPWDVYNHITEDDWKTFVKHYFLPESLLRSEKARKSASCNKNPHRTGQKGYNRKRLDWIKDGRLPPDAALPISSTSSVNSSVTSNVNRVRKYRSKEWILAHQVQNKEGKWEIDPNDTEVVEIATKALEYIAEEEKGNLSFEQGEDALTKAIGKKDHRGRV, from the exons ATGAATGAAAACCAAATTGTTGTTAGGCATGAATCAGAAGGTGGCAAGACTCCCACAACGGGTGACGAATCACAAGATGTTAGTACGATTACAAAGACCATTAAAGGCCGTGGTCCGTCAAAAGGTGTTAAAGTCGCTAAGCCTATGTTCCTTGAGTATAATGTATATAATGTCCCCGATGGACAATGGTCTCATGAATACGGGAAGCAAGTTGGGAGTTGTGCTACTAGAATTAATATTAACGTCCCATTATATCCAAAGGTAGATGAGCAAACCAAGAAGGGGTTTTGGGAGGAGACTAAG cttatgttccacattactgatgattctaatcattcgagggagaaatattttcattcttgtgtggcgaaacgatttagttgtttcaagagcaaGTTGGTGCGCCGATGGATAACTATGAAGGAAAAGAAgccaaaaaatcaaacaaacaagatGCCTTGGGATGTCTACAACCATAtcacagaggatgattggaagACTTTTGTTAAACATTATTTCCTGCCAGAGTCATTG CTTCGTAGTGAAAAGGCGAGGAAAAGTGCATCATGCAACAAGAACCCACATCGCACCGGCCAAAAGGGTTATAATAGAAAGCGACTAGATTGGATAAAGGATGGACGACTTCCACCAGATGCAGCTTTACCTATCTCGAGTACCTCCTCGGTGAACTCATCAGTGACCTCAAATGTTAATAGAGTTAGAAAATACAGATCAAAGGAGTGGATTTTGGCCCATCAAGTACAAAATAAAGAgggaaagtgggaaattgacccgAACGATACAGAAGTTGTTGAAATCGCAACAAAAGCT TTAGAGTACATCGCAGAAGAGGAAAAAGGAAATCTTTCTTTCGAACAGGGTGAGGATGCCCTCACTAAAGCTATAGGGAAAAAAGATCATCGTGGGCGTGTCTAG
- the LOC130462913 gene encoding uncharacterized protein, with protein MDMEKPELQCVPIWVQLKLNFKYWGERALFKIVAQIGRPIKRDQATTCRDKLQFARVMIDVPLTQELPEHVSFRDENGTMVRVLVFYEWKPTQCTKCKMMGHLQGDCRQGRKRVWVRKVTQSVAASVPIQTAHVTSPIVDQEGFQRSLRPIRVRVESEQPVRTSNAFQVLDVSLIENDVLMGEQKQDEVRHFIQKYAVGLVGLLEHKVKLSNLGRLYQRVFANWCFTSNSSFHDGGRIVIAWKSGCFNVNIVAASSQFVHRHVTPVSGMHSFYCTFVYAFNNANFRQELWKDLGSIDSVW; from the exons ATGGACATGGAGAAGCCAGAACTTCAGTGTGTCCCAATATGGGTACAATTGAAGCTAAACTTTAAATATTGGGGGGAGAGGGCTCTGTTTAAGATTGTAGCACAAATAGGGAGGCCAATTAAAAGGGATCAAGCTACAACATGTAGAGATAAGTTGCAGTTTGCTAGGGTAATGATTGATGTCCCACTGACTCAAGAGTTGCCTGAACATGTTTCATTTAGAGATGAGAATGGAACAATGGTAAGAGTTCTTGTTTTCTATGAATGGAAGCCAACACAGTGTACTAAGTGCAAGATGATGGGGCATTTGCAAGGTGACTGTAGGCAAGGTAGGAAAAGAGTTTGGGTTAGGAAGGTCACTCAATCTGTGGCAGCTTCAGTACCTATCCAAACAGCACATGTGACTAGTCCTATTGTTGATCAGGAAGGTTTCCAAAGATCACTAAGGCCCATAAGGGTGAGAGTTGAGTCAGAACAACCAGTTAGAACTTCTAATGCTTTTCAGGTGTTGGATGTTTCCTTGATTGAGAATGATGTTCTGATGGGAGAGCAA AAACAGGATGAGGTCAGACATTTCATTCAGAAGTATGCTGTGGGTTTAGTTGGGCTCCTAGAACATAAGGTAAAGCTCTCAAACCTTGGGAGACTTTATCAAAGAGTGTTTGCAAATTGGTGTTTTACTAGCAACTCTAGCTTTCATGATGGAGGAAGAATTGTGATAGCTTGGAAATCTGGTTGTTTTAATGTGAATATAGTGGCTGCTTCTAGTCAGTTTGTGCATCGCCATGTTACTCCAGTTAGTGGCATGCATAGCTTTTACTGCacttttgtttatgcttttAATAATGCTAATTTTAGACAGGAGTTGTGGAAGGATTTAGGATCCATCGATTCTGTGTGGTGA